The following coding sequences lie in one Metopolophium dirhodum isolate CAU chromosome 5, ASM1992520v1, whole genome shotgun sequence genomic window:
- the LOC132944450 gene encoding 2-oxoglutarate dehydrogenase complex component E1 isoform X2: MHRAQSVVNQLVPCVPKIVGRQKFATWLIGAKSRSLIRATQSLPVTENKYSTNVNQEQFLNGTSASYIEDMYNAWLADPKSVNVSWDTFFKNCDAGAQPGAAYQAPPSLAPPGKNEVLLSSLLPGLQNTTAIGGTFSEKMIDDHLAVQAIIRSYQVRGHFVSQIDPLGFTNADLVNARKKGRPHDVVLRQHSIEEADMERVFKLPSTTFIGGKENALPLKEILNRLENTYCRSIGVEFMFINSLEQCNWIRQRMETPGIMEMEKEQKRLILARLTRATGFESFLARKWSSEKRFGLEGCEILIPAMKQVIDKSTDYGVESVIMGMPHRGRLNVLANICRKPLSQIFTQFAALEAEDDGSGDVKYHLGTYIERLNRATNKNVRLAVVANPSHLEAVDPVVQGKTRAEQFYRGDGEGKKVMSLLLHGDAAFCGQGVVYETFHLSDLPDYTTHGTIHIVVNNQIGFTTDPRHSRSSPYCTDVARVVNAPIFHVNSDDPEAVMHVCNIAAEWRNVFHKDVVIDLVSYRRYGHNEIDEPMFTQPIMYKVIKKTPPVLDKYAEKLIEEKVVTKEEVKDVWDKYDKICEEAYTASRKETTIKYKDWLDSPWSGFFEGKDPLKASKSGVKEETLTHIGKRFSSPPPNAAEFVIHRGIERILKARMQMVENRTVDWALGEAMAFGSLLKDGVHVRLSGQDVERGTFSHRHHVLHHQLVDKATYRPLCNLYPDQASYTVCNSSLSEFAVLGFELGFSMTNPNALVCWEAQFGDFNNTAQCIIDQFIGSGQAKWVRQSGLVMLLPHGLEGMGPEHSSARLERFLQMSSDDPDYFPPESDEFAVRQLHDINWIVANCSTPASYFHILRRQIALPFRKPLIMMTPKSLLRHPEAKSSFDEMNEDTEFLRIIPEKGTAADNACNVKRLIFCSGRVYYDLTKAREERNLVDTVAIARVEQISPFPFDLVKQECAKYPNADILWSQEEHKNQGPWPYVQPRFHTVLNNTKTIGPSIKNSDGFFSRIFSSRSNDGITKTSLSDQKNSTRSISYAGRPTAASSATGSKMQHLKELKALLDRSFAV; encoded by the exons ATGCATCGAGCACAGTCAGTTGTAAATCAATTAGTTCCTTGTGTGCCAAAAATCGTTGGCAGACAAAAATTTGCAACATGGTTAATTGGAGCGAAATCTAGATCTCTGATAAGAGCTACTCAATCATTACCCGTTACAGAGAATAAGTATTCAACTAATGTTAACCAAGAGCAGTTTCTTAATGGCACTTCAGCTTCTTATATCGAGGATATGTATAATGCATGGTTAGCAGATCCTAAAAGTGTCAACGtt tcttgggatactttttttaaaaactgcgATGCTGGAGCTCAGCCAGGTGCGGCATATCAGGCACCACCATCATTGGCTCCTCCAGGAAAAAATGAAGtattattatctagtttatTACCTGGATTACAAAATACAACAGCTATTGGTGGCACATTTAGTGAAAAAATGATTGACGATCATTTGGCAGTACAGGCGATTATAAGATCATAtcag GTTCGAGGTCATTTTGTATCTCAAATTGATCCCCTTGGATTTACAAATGCAGATTTGGTAAATGCTCGCAAAAAAGGTAGACCTCATGATGTTGTTCTAAGACAACATTCAATTG AGGAAGCTGATATGGAACGTGTATTCAAACTACCATCTACAACATTTATCGGTGGCAAAGAAAATGCATTACCGTTAAAAGAAATTTTGAACCGTTTAGAAAATACATATTGTCGTTCAATTGGTGTTGAATTcatgtttattaattcattggAACAATGTAATTGGATTAGACAACGGATGGAAACACCTGGAATAATGGAAATGGAAAAAGAACAAAAAAGGCTTATATTAGCCAGACTTACTCGAGCCACagg atttgaaTCTTTCTTGGCTCGTAAATGGTCGAGCGAAAAACGGTTTGGCTTAGAAGGGTGTGAAATTTTAATACCAGCCATGAAACAAGTTATAGATAAGTCTACTGATTATGGTGTAGAATCAGTTATTATGGGTATGCCTCATCGTGGAAGATTAAATGTTTTAGCAAATATTTGTCGTAAACCTTTAAGTCAAATATTTACGCAATTTGCTGCGTTGGAAGCTGAAGATgat GGATCAGGAGATGTTAAGTATCATTTGGGTACATACATAGAACGTTTAAATCGAGCAACAAATAAGAATGTACGTCTAGCTGTTGTGGCTAATCCATCACATTTAGAAGCTGTAGATCCAGTGGTACAAGGAAAAACTAGAGCTGAACAGTTCTATAGAGGAGATGGTGAAGGAAAAAAA gttatGTCTCTTTTACTTCATGGAGATGCAGCGTTTTGTGGTCAAGGTGTTGTGTATGAAACATTCCATTTATCTGATCTTCCCGATTATACTACTCATGGTACAATTCACATTGTTGTCAATAATCAAATTGGTTTCACTACTGATCCGCGACATTCACGATCATCACCATATTGTACAG atGTTGCTAGAGTTGTAAATGCTCCAATTTTCCATGTCAACTCTGATGACCCTGAAGCAGTCATGCATGTTTGCAATATTGCTGCTGAATGGAGAAATGTTTTCCATAAAGATGTTGTCATTGACCtt gtAAGTTACAGAAGATACGGTCATAATGAAATAGATGAACCCATGTTCACACAACCTATCATGtacaaagtaataaaaaaaactcctccagttttggacaagtatgcagaaaaattaattgaagaAAAAGTAGTTACAAAAGAAGAAGTTAAG GACGTTTGGGATAAATACGATAAAATTTGTGAAGAAGCTTACACAGCTTCACGAAAAGAAactactattaaatataaagattGGTTAGATTCCCCATGGTCCGGATTCTTTGAGGGAAAAGATCCATTAAAAGCATCAAAGTCTGGGGTAAAAGAAGAAACTTTAACACATATTGGTAAACGATTTTCATCACCTCCTCCAAATGCTGCTGAATTTGTTATACACAGag gtatTGAAAGAATTTTAAAGGCTCGCATGCAAATGGTTGAAAATCGTACTGTTGACTGGGCATTGGGAGAGGCAATGGCTTTTGGATCTCTATTAAAAGATGGAGTTCATGTTAGATTAAGTGGACAAGATGTTGAAAGAGGCACATTTTCTCATCGGCATCATGTACTTCATCACCAACTTGTTGACAAAGCCACGTACAGACCTCTGTGCAATTTATATCCTGACCAGGCATCATATACTGTATGCAATAGTTCTTTGTCTGAATTTGCTGTTTTGg GTTTCGAATTGGGATTTTCGATGACCAATCCCAATGCTTTGGTATGCTGGGAAGCTCAGTTTGGTGACTTCAACAACACTGCTCAATGTATAATTGATCAGTTTATTGGCTCTGGACAAGCTAAATGGGTTAGACAGTCTGGTCTTGTTATGTTACTGCCCCATGGTCTTGAAGGAAtg GGACCGGAACATTCATCAGCCAGACTTGAACGATTCTTGCAAATGAGTTCTGACGATCCAGATTATTTCCCTCCAGAAAGCGATGAATTTGCTGTTCGTCAATTGCATGATATTAACTGGATT GTTGCAAATTGTTCTACACCAGCTAGTTATTTCCACATACTTCGTCGTCAAATCGCCCTACCTTTCCGTAAACCACTAATTATGATGACTCCTAAATCTTTGTTACGTCATCCTGAAGCTAAATCTAGTTTTGATGAAATGAATGAAGATACAGAATTTTTGAGAATAATCCCAGAAAAGGGTACTGCAGCTGATAATGCGTGCAATGTTAAACGATTAATATTCTGTTCTGGAAGAGTATACTATGATTTAACCAAAGCAAGAGAAGAACGTAATCTTGTGGATACTGTAGCTATTGCTCGAGTTGAACAAATATCACCATTCCCATTTGATTTAGTCAAACAAGAATGCGCCAAGTATCCTAACGCAGATATTCTATGGTCACAGGAAGAACATAAAAATCAAGGACCCTGGCCTTATGTACAACCAAGGTTTCACACAGTATTGAACAACACCAAAACTATTGG GCCATCTATTAAAAATTCCGACggatttttttcacgaatattTTCTTCACGTTCAAATGACGGTATTACAAAAACAAGTTTATCCGACCAGAAAAATTCAACTCGAAGTATTAG ttatgcTGGACGACCAACAGCGGCTTCATCTGCGACTGGAAGTAAAATGCAACATTTAAAAGAACTAAAAGCACTTCTTGACCGGTCATTTGCagtttaa
- the LOC132944450 gene encoding 2-oxoglutarate dehydrogenase complex component E1 isoform X3 — MHRAQSVVNQLVPCVPKIVGRQKFATWLIGAKSRSLIRATQSLPVTENKYSTNVNQEQFLNGTSASYIEDMYNAWLADPKSVNVSWDTFFKNCDAGAQPGAAYQAPPSLAPPGKNEVLLSSLLPGLQNTTAIGGTFSEKMIDDHLAVQAIIRSYQIRGHHIARLDPLNLSKVDQDDRFPQEILYGCYPPFEEADMERVFKLPSTTFIGGKENALPLKEILNRLENTYCRSIGVEFMFINSLEQCNWIRQRMETPGIMEMEKEQKRLILARLTRATGFESFLARKWSSEKRFGLEGCEILIPAMKQVIDKSTDYGVESVIMGMPHRGRLNVLANICRKPLSQIFTQFAALEAEDDGSGDVKYHLGTYIERLNRATNKNVRLAVVANPSHLEAVDPVVQGKTRAEQFYRGDGEGKKVMSLLLHGDAAFCGQGVVYETFHLSDLPDYTTHGTIHIVVNNQIGFTTDPRHSRSSPYCTDVARVVNAPIFHVNSDDPEAVMHVCNIAAEWRNVFHKDVVIDLVSYRRYGHNEIDEPMFTQPIMYKVIKKTPPVLDKYAEKLIEEKVVTKEEVKDVWDKYDKICEEAYTASRKETTIKYKDWLDSPWSGFFEGKDPLKASKSGVKEETLTHIGKRFSSPPPNAAEFVIHRGIERILKARMQMVENRTVDWALGEAMAFGSLLKDGVHVRLSGQDVERGTFSHRHHVLHHQLVDKATYRPLCNLYPDQASYTVCNSSLSEFAVLGFELGFSMTNPNALVCWEAQFGDFNNTAQCIIDQFIGSGQAKWVRQSGLVMLLPHGLEGMGPEHSSARLERFLQMSSDDPDYFPPESDEFAVRQLHDINWIVANCSTPASYFHILRRQIALPFRKPLIMMTPKSLLRHPEAKSSFDEMNEDTEFLRIIPEKGTAADNACNVKRLIFCSGRVYYDLTKAREERNLVDTVAIARVEQISPFPFDLVKQECAKYPNADILWSQEEHKNQGPWPYVQPRFHTVLNNTKTIGPSIKNSDGFFSRIFSSRSNDGITKTSLSDQKNSTRSISYAGRPTAASSATGSKMQHLKELKALLDRSFAV; from the exons ATGCATCGAGCACAGTCAGTTGTAAATCAATTAGTTCCTTGTGTGCCAAAAATCGTTGGCAGACAAAAATTTGCAACATGGTTAATTGGAGCGAAATCTAGATCTCTGATAAGAGCTACTCAATCATTACCCGTTACAGAGAATAAGTATTCAACTAATGTTAACCAAGAGCAGTTTCTTAATGGCACTTCAGCTTCTTATATCGAGGATATGTATAATGCATGGTTAGCAGATCCTAAAAGTGTCAACGtt tcttgggatactttttttaaaaactgcgATGCTGGAGCTCAGCCAGGTGCGGCATATCAGGCACCACCATCATTGGCTCCTCCAGGAAAAAATGAAGtattattatctagtttatTACCTGGATTACAAAATACAACAGCTATTGGTGGCACATTTAGTGAAAAAATGATTGACGATCATTTGGCAGTACAGGCGATTATAAGATCATAtcag ATACGAGGACATCATATTGCACGCCTTGATcctttaaatttaagtaaagtCGACCAAGATGATAGATTTCCTCAAGAGATTTTATATGGTTGCTATCCTCCATTTG AGGAAGCTGATATGGAACGTGTATTCAAACTACCATCTACAACATTTATCGGTGGCAAAGAAAATGCATTACCGTTAAAAGAAATTTTGAACCGTTTAGAAAATACATATTGTCGTTCAATTGGTGTTGAATTcatgtttattaattcattggAACAATGTAATTGGATTAGACAACGGATGGAAACACCTGGAATAATGGAAATGGAAAAAGAACAAAAAAGGCTTATATTAGCCAGACTTACTCGAGCCACagg atttgaaTCTTTCTTGGCTCGTAAATGGTCGAGCGAAAAACGGTTTGGCTTAGAAGGGTGTGAAATTTTAATACCAGCCATGAAACAAGTTATAGATAAGTCTACTGATTATGGTGTAGAATCAGTTATTATGGGTATGCCTCATCGTGGAAGATTAAATGTTTTAGCAAATATTTGTCGTAAACCTTTAAGTCAAATATTTACGCAATTTGCTGCGTTGGAAGCTGAAGATgat GGATCAGGAGATGTTAAGTATCATTTGGGTACATACATAGAACGTTTAAATCGAGCAACAAATAAGAATGTACGTCTAGCTGTTGTGGCTAATCCATCACATTTAGAAGCTGTAGATCCAGTGGTACAAGGAAAAACTAGAGCTGAACAGTTCTATAGAGGAGATGGTGAAGGAAAAAAA gttatGTCTCTTTTACTTCATGGAGATGCAGCGTTTTGTGGTCAAGGTGTTGTGTATGAAACATTCCATTTATCTGATCTTCCCGATTATACTACTCATGGTACAATTCACATTGTTGTCAATAATCAAATTGGTTTCACTACTGATCCGCGACATTCACGATCATCACCATATTGTACAG atGTTGCTAGAGTTGTAAATGCTCCAATTTTCCATGTCAACTCTGATGACCCTGAAGCAGTCATGCATGTTTGCAATATTGCTGCTGAATGGAGAAATGTTTTCCATAAAGATGTTGTCATTGACCtt gtAAGTTACAGAAGATACGGTCATAATGAAATAGATGAACCCATGTTCACACAACCTATCATGtacaaagtaataaaaaaaactcctccagttttggacaagtatgcagaaaaattaattgaagaAAAAGTAGTTACAAAAGAAGAAGTTAAG GACGTTTGGGATAAATACGATAAAATTTGTGAAGAAGCTTACACAGCTTCACGAAAAGAAactactattaaatataaagattGGTTAGATTCCCCATGGTCCGGATTCTTTGAGGGAAAAGATCCATTAAAAGCATCAAAGTCTGGGGTAAAAGAAGAAACTTTAACACATATTGGTAAACGATTTTCATCACCTCCTCCAAATGCTGCTGAATTTGTTATACACAGag gtatTGAAAGAATTTTAAAGGCTCGCATGCAAATGGTTGAAAATCGTACTGTTGACTGGGCATTGGGAGAGGCAATGGCTTTTGGATCTCTATTAAAAGATGGAGTTCATGTTAGATTAAGTGGACAAGATGTTGAAAGAGGCACATTTTCTCATCGGCATCATGTACTTCATCACCAACTTGTTGACAAAGCCACGTACAGACCTCTGTGCAATTTATATCCTGACCAGGCATCATATACTGTATGCAATAGTTCTTTGTCTGAATTTGCTGTTTTGg GTTTCGAATTGGGATTTTCGATGACCAATCCCAATGCTTTGGTATGCTGGGAAGCTCAGTTTGGTGACTTCAACAACACTGCTCAATGTATAATTGATCAGTTTATTGGCTCTGGACAAGCTAAATGGGTTAGACAGTCTGGTCTTGTTATGTTACTGCCCCATGGTCTTGAAGGAAtg GGACCGGAACATTCATCAGCCAGACTTGAACGATTCTTGCAAATGAGTTCTGACGATCCAGATTATTTCCCTCCAGAAAGCGATGAATTTGCTGTTCGTCAATTGCATGATATTAACTGGATT GTTGCAAATTGTTCTACACCAGCTAGTTATTTCCACATACTTCGTCGTCAAATCGCCCTACCTTTCCGTAAACCACTAATTATGATGACTCCTAAATCTTTGTTACGTCATCCTGAAGCTAAATCTAGTTTTGATGAAATGAATGAAGATACAGAATTTTTGAGAATAATCCCAGAAAAGGGTACTGCAGCTGATAATGCGTGCAATGTTAAACGATTAATATTCTGTTCTGGAAGAGTATACTATGATTTAACCAAAGCAAGAGAAGAACGTAATCTTGTGGATACTGTAGCTATTGCTCGAGTTGAACAAATATCACCATTCCCATTTGATTTAGTCAAACAAGAATGCGCCAAGTATCCTAACGCAGATATTCTATGGTCACAGGAAGAACATAAAAATCAAGGACCCTGGCCTTATGTACAACCAAGGTTTCACACAGTATTGAACAACACCAAAACTATTGG GCCATCTATTAAAAATTCCGACggatttttttcacgaatattTTCTTCACGTTCAAATGACGGTATTACAAAAACAAGTTTATCCGACCAGAAAAATTCAACTCGAAGTATTAG ttatgcTGGACGACCAACAGCGGCTTCATCTGCGACTGGAAGTAAAATGCAACATTTAAAAGAACTAAAAGCACTTCTTGACCGGTCATTTGCagtttaa
- the LOC132944450 gene encoding 2-oxoglutarate dehydrogenase complex component E1 isoform X1, with protein MHRAQSVVNQLVPCVPKIVGRQKFATWLIGAKSRSLIRATQSLPVTENKYSTNVNQEQFLNGTSASYIEDMYNAWLADPKSVNVSWDTFFKNCDAGAQPGAAYQAPPSLAPPGKNEVLLSSLLPGLQNTTAIGGTFSEKMIDDHLAVQAIIRSYQIRGHHIARLDPLNLSKVDQDDRFPQEILYGCYPPFGKPPDNTTYSQHLQNKVAELMEEADMERVFKLPSTTFIGGKENALPLKEILNRLENTYCRSIGVEFMFINSLEQCNWIRQRMETPGIMEMEKEQKRLILARLTRATGFESFLARKWSSEKRFGLEGCEILIPAMKQVIDKSTDYGVESVIMGMPHRGRLNVLANICRKPLSQIFTQFAALEAEDDGSGDVKYHLGTYIERLNRATNKNVRLAVVANPSHLEAVDPVVQGKTRAEQFYRGDGEGKKVMSLLLHGDAAFCGQGVVYETFHLSDLPDYTTHGTIHIVVNNQIGFTTDPRHSRSSPYCTDVARVVNAPIFHVNSDDPEAVMHVCNIAAEWRNVFHKDVVIDLVSYRRYGHNEIDEPMFTQPIMYKVIKKTPPVLDKYAEKLIEEKVVTKEEVKDVWDKYDKICEEAYTASRKETTIKYKDWLDSPWSGFFEGKDPLKASKSGVKEETLTHIGKRFSSPPPNAAEFVIHRGIERILKARMQMVENRTVDWALGEAMAFGSLLKDGVHVRLSGQDVERGTFSHRHHVLHHQLVDKATYRPLCNLYPDQASYTVCNSSLSEFAVLGFELGFSMTNPNALVCWEAQFGDFNNTAQCIIDQFIGSGQAKWVRQSGLVMLLPHGLEGMGPEHSSARLERFLQMSSDDPDYFPPESDEFAVRQLHDINWIVANCSTPASYFHILRRQIALPFRKPLIMMTPKSLLRHPEAKSSFDEMNEDTEFLRIIPEKGTAADNACNVKRLIFCSGRVYYDLTKAREERNLVDTVAIARVEQISPFPFDLVKQECAKYPNADILWSQEEHKNQGPWPYVQPRFHTVLNNTKTIGPSIKNSDGFFSRIFSSRSNDGITKTSLSDQKNSTRSISYAGRPTAASSATGSKMQHLKELKALLDRSFAV; from the exons ATGCATCGAGCACAGTCAGTTGTAAATCAATTAGTTCCTTGTGTGCCAAAAATCGTTGGCAGACAAAAATTTGCAACATGGTTAATTGGAGCGAAATCTAGATCTCTGATAAGAGCTACTCAATCATTACCCGTTACAGAGAATAAGTATTCAACTAATGTTAACCAAGAGCAGTTTCTTAATGGCACTTCAGCTTCTTATATCGAGGATATGTATAATGCATGGTTAGCAGATCCTAAAAGTGTCAACGtt tcttgggatactttttttaaaaactgcgATGCTGGAGCTCAGCCAGGTGCGGCATATCAGGCACCACCATCATTGGCTCCTCCAGGAAAAAATGAAGtattattatctagtttatTACCTGGATTACAAAATACAACAGCTATTGGTGGCACATTTAGTGAAAAAATGATTGACGATCATTTGGCAGTACAGGCGATTATAAGATCATAtcag ATACGAGGACATCATATTGCACGCCTTGATcctttaaatttaagtaaagtCGACCAAGATGATAGATTTCCTCAAGAGATTTTATATGGTTGCTATCCTCCATTTG GCAAACCACCCGATAATACTACATATTCTCAACACCTACAGAATAAAGTAGCCGAATTAATGG AGGAAGCTGATATGGAACGTGTATTCAAACTACCATCTACAACATTTATCGGTGGCAAAGAAAATGCATTACCGTTAAAAGAAATTTTGAACCGTTTAGAAAATACATATTGTCGTTCAATTGGTGTTGAATTcatgtttattaattcattggAACAATGTAATTGGATTAGACAACGGATGGAAACACCTGGAATAATGGAAATGGAAAAAGAACAAAAAAGGCTTATATTAGCCAGACTTACTCGAGCCACagg atttgaaTCTTTCTTGGCTCGTAAATGGTCGAGCGAAAAACGGTTTGGCTTAGAAGGGTGTGAAATTTTAATACCAGCCATGAAACAAGTTATAGATAAGTCTACTGATTATGGTGTAGAATCAGTTATTATGGGTATGCCTCATCGTGGAAGATTAAATGTTTTAGCAAATATTTGTCGTAAACCTTTAAGTCAAATATTTACGCAATTTGCTGCGTTGGAAGCTGAAGATgat GGATCAGGAGATGTTAAGTATCATTTGGGTACATACATAGAACGTTTAAATCGAGCAACAAATAAGAATGTACGTCTAGCTGTTGTGGCTAATCCATCACATTTAGAAGCTGTAGATCCAGTGGTACAAGGAAAAACTAGAGCTGAACAGTTCTATAGAGGAGATGGTGAAGGAAAAAAA gttatGTCTCTTTTACTTCATGGAGATGCAGCGTTTTGTGGTCAAGGTGTTGTGTATGAAACATTCCATTTATCTGATCTTCCCGATTATACTACTCATGGTACAATTCACATTGTTGTCAATAATCAAATTGGTTTCACTACTGATCCGCGACATTCACGATCATCACCATATTGTACAG atGTTGCTAGAGTTGTAAATGCTCCAATTTTCCATGTCAACTCTGATGACCCTGAAGCAGTCATGCATGTTTGCAATATTGCTGCTGAATGGAGAAATGTTTTCCATAAAGATGTTGTCATTGACCtt gtAAGTTACAGAAGATACGGTCATAATGAAATAGATGAACCCATGTTCACACAACCTATCATGtacaaagtaataaaaaaaactcctccagttttggacaagtatgcagaaaaattaattgaagaAAAAGTAGTTACAAAAGAAGAAGTTAAG GACGTTTGGGATAAATACGATAAAATTTGTGAAGAAGCTTACACAGCTTCACGAAAAGAAactactattaaatataaagattGGTTAGATTCCCCATGGTCCGGATTCTTTGAGGGAAAAGATCCATTAAAAGCATCAAAGTCTGGGGTAAAAGAAGAAACTTTAACACATATTGGTAAACGATTTTCATCACCTCCTCCAAATGCTGCTGAATTTGTTATACACAGag gtatTGAAAGAATTTTAAAGGCTCGCATGCAAATGGTTGAAAATCGTACTGTTGACTGGGCATTGGGAGAGGCAATGGCTTTTGGATCTCTATTAAAAGATGGAGTTCATGTTAGATTAAGTGGACAAGATGTTGAAAGAGGCACATTTTCTCATCGGCATCATGTACTTCATCACCAACTTGTTGACAAAGCCACGTACAGACCTCTGTGCAATTTATATCCTGACCAGGCATCATATACTGTATGCAATAGTTCTTTGTCTGAATTTGCTGTTTTGg GTTTCGAATTGGGATTTTCGATGACCAATCCCAATGCTTTGGTATGCTGGGAAGCTCAGTTTGGTGACTTCAACAACACTGCTCAATGTATAATTGATCAGTTTATTGGCTCTGGACAAGCTAAATGGGTTAGACAGTCTGGTCTTGTTATGTTACTGCCCCATGGTCTTGAAGGAAtg GGACCGGAACATTCATCAGCCAGACTTGAACGATTCTTGCAAATGAGTTCTGACGATCCAGATTATTTCCCTCCAGAAAGCGATGAATTTGCTGTTCGTCAATTGCATGATATTAACTGGATT GTTGCAAATTGTTCTACACCAGCTAGTTATTTCCACATACTTCGTCGTCAAATCGCCCTACCTTTCCGTAAACCACTAATTATGATGACTCCTAAATCTTTGTTACGTCATCCTGAAGCTAAATCTAGTTTTGATGAAATGAATGAAGATACAGAATTTTTGAGAATAATCCCAGAAAAGGGTACTGCAGCTGATAATGCGTGCAATGTTAAACGATTAATATTCTGTTCTGGAAGAGTATACTATGATTTAACCAAAGCAAGAGAAGAACGTAATCTTGTGGATACTGTAGCTATTGCTCGAGTTGAACAAATATCACCATTCCCATTTGATTTAGTCAAACAAGAATGCGCCAAGTATCCTAACGCAGATATTCTATGGTCACAGGAAGAACATAAAAATCAAGGACCCTGGCCTTATGTACAACCAAGGTTTCACACAGTATTGAACAACACCAAAACTATTGG GCCATCTATTAAAAATTCCGACggatttttttcacgaatattTTCTTCACGTTCAAATGACGGTATTACAAAAACAAGTTTATCCGACCAGAAAAATTCAACTCGAAGTATTAG ttatgcTGGACGACCAACAGCGGCTTCATCTGCGACTGGAAGTAAAATGCAACATTTAAAAGAACTAAAAGCACTTCTTGACCGGTCATTTGCagtttaa